GAGGAGACGAGGATAGTTGTTCGTCTCGAAATGAGGCGTTTCAAAAAACCTACTACGATGATCGAGGGACTGAACCCCAAACGAACCGATCTAGACCGGATTGCTCAACGTCTCAAGAGCCGATTCGCCTGCGGCGGTACTGCAAAGAACGGGTACATTCTGCTTCAAGGCGATCACCGCGATACGATACGTGATGAGCTTGTCAGGCTCGGTTTCAACGATACATCCATCGAGGTTCAGTAGGCTGAGTTATGCCTTCTTCGGACGGGGAGGAATCTCCCCCTCGGGTCAGCATTCATTGGCGGCTTTCAAAGAAGAAGAAAATCTGCCCTAAATGCCTCAACGAGCTGAAGGTGGCTTCATCACTGGGCGGGTGGCTTCTTCCACAGGAGTACGTCTGTGGATCCTGCGGCTACCGAGGCTCAGTCGCTTTGGAGCGAGATTAACAGCTGAGATTTTAAGCTGGCCGATCCTAGTACTGATAGACAAACAGGTAGGAAGGTAGGTGTATCTGAAGCATGTCGAACGGCAGTAGAAGTAGTAGTGGCAGCAGTAACAATGCGCCTTTAGAGGCAACCGCCACTTACGCCTATGCTTTCTCTGCACTTTGTGTCGCAATGATCGGCGCGATGTTTCTGGCTTTTATGATTGGAGGGTACACCGTCTTTAACAGCGGATTAGGAAGCCGGGAGGCCGCGAACCCGGTTACGTTCGTCCCGATCTTCATCTTCGGAGCTCCCCTCCCATTTTTCTCCTCAATCAGCTTGGCGGATATCTTCGCGGGACTCTGGGCTATTTACATCATACTCTTCACAATTGTCCTGAATGGTCCTAAGCAGTCCTTTGTAGGCGTAATCAGGAAGATTAAGGCAACAAGTACTTTCTCGTTCTACGACAACAGTGCACTGGTTGTTATCACCTCCTTCTCAGTGCTCATGGTTGCTTTCTTAGCGATAGACTTTCTGCAGGGACTAATAGGCGTCCCTACTGGTACAATTCCTGAGAACCCGCCCATCAGATCCTTTACACTGATGTCTTGGGCTCCTATCTCCGAGGAGATTGGTTTCCGAGTTACCCTGATTGGAGGGGTCGCTCTGATAGTGCTGCTAAGCCAAGGCCGTGGCCTTAAATCTCTGAAGGTGCTCTGGCATCCTTCGCGAGCCTTCGAAGAGTTCGGTTTACGCCGAGTCGATTACATATCGGTGATCTACTTCGCCATTGTGGTCTCAAGCCTATTCTTTGGTGCTGCTCACATAATATACAATTCATCATGGGAAATAGGAAAGGTACCTACCGCGGCTATCGCCGGCTTCGTAATCGGATG
The sequence above is a segment of the Nitrososphaerota archaeon genome. Coding sequences within it:
- a CDS encoding translation initiation factor, translating into MAEICTNCGLPMDLCVCEELEKEETRIVVRLEMRRFKKPTTMIEGLNPKRTDLDRIAQRLKSRFACGGTAKNGYILLQGDHRDTIRDELVRLGFNDTSIEVQ
- a CDS encoding CPBP family intramembrane metalloprotease — encoded protein: MSNGSRSSSGSSNNAPLEATATYAYAFSALCVAMIGAMFLAFMIGGYTVFNSGLGSREAANPVTFVPIFIFGAPLPFFSSISLADIFAGLWAIYIILFTIVLNGPKQSFVGVIRKIKATSTFSFYDNSALVVITSFSVLMVAFLAIDFLQGLIGVPTGTIPENPPIRSFTLMSWAPISEEIGFRVTLIGGVALIVLLSQGRGLKSLKVLWHPSRAFEEFGLRRVDYISVIYFAIVVSSLFFGAAHIIYNSSWEIGKVPTAAIAGFVIGWVYFKNGFPASVLLHWSFNFLSGSYVYFSCALSSAAGRCEDVAQNSLLVNSFEALIVTTGILGIGMLMLNLVVKRRWKQIDVTV